The following are encoded together in the Deltaproteobacteria bacterium genome:
- a CDS encoding DsrE family protein has product MKLALIIHSTDAETVWNVFRLGNFALKEQDQVTAFLLARGVEVEALDTVQFKVTEQMQSFLAGGGRILACGTCLKLRHKESSELCPLSTMQDLYALVRDSDRVLTF; this is encoded by the coding sequence ATGAAATTGGCGCTGATCATTCATTCCACAGATGCGGAAACGGTGTGGAACGTCTTCCGATTGGGCAATTTCGCGCTGAAGGAGCAGGATCAAGTGACTGCATTTCTACTGGCCAGGGGCGTGGAGGTTGAAGCGCTCGATACGGTGCAGTTCAAAGTGACCGAACAGATGCAGTCATTTCTGGCGGGCGGCGGACGAATCCTCGCGTGCGGCACCTGTCTCAAACTCCGGCACAAAGAGAGCTCTGAGTTATGTCCGCTTTCGACGATGCAGGATCTCTACGCACTGGTCAGAGATTCGGATCGTGTGCTGACGTTCTGA
- a CDS encoding prohibitin family protein, translating into MRPKRYARYFIITILALLLLGIESSVLVRPGERGVLLHWNKVQRGQILEEGFHFVLPLRDKVEITDIRPRRIETKIPAYSKDHNDVDVACTLIFHPDPQRVDQLYEAAGRNYESQLILPAVHTVVKTTLAQYTPLEIADQRPAIRERIKALLRDRLANNHLIVDEFAIIDFQFSEAVERAMEEKLIAKQKALQAENKRQQIEAEKALRRSKRK; encoded by the coding sequence ATGCGACCAAAACGCTACGCGCGCTATTTCATCATCACGATCCTCGCGCTGCTGCTGCTGGGGATCGAATCCAGCGTCCTCGTACGTCCAGGGGAACGAGGCGTCTTGCTGCACTGGAACAAGGTTCAAAGGGGGCAGATCCTCGAAGAGGGATTCCACTTCGTCCTCCCACTCAGGGACAAAGTCGAGATCACGGACATTCGCCCACGCCGCATAGAGACGAAGATCCCAGCCTATTCGAAAGATCACAATGATGTGGATGTGGCATGCACGCTCATTTTTCACCCCGATCCCCAACGGGTCGATCAGCTGTACGAAGCAGCCGGACGGAACTACGAATCTCAGTTGATCCTCCCTGCCGTACACACAGTCGTAAAGACCACGCTCGCCCAATATACCCCGCTCGAGATCGCCGACCAACGCCCTGCGATCCGCGAACGAATCAAGGCACTGCTACGCGACCGTCTGGCGAACAATCATCTCATCGTGGATGAATTTGCGATCATCGACTTTCAATTCTCTGAGGCGGTTGAGCGCGCGATGGAAGAGAAGCTGATCGCGAAGCAGAAGGCCCTGCAGGCGGAAAACAAGAGGCAGCAGATCGAGGCCGAGAAGGCGCTGCGTCGCAGCAAAAGAAAGTAG